From the Manis javanica isolate MJ-LG chromosome 11, MJ_LKY, whole genome shotgun sequence genome, one window contains:
- the RHOG gene encoding rho-related GTP-binding protein RhoG: MQSIKCVVVGDGAVGKTCLLICYTTNAFPKEYIPTVFDNYSAQSAVDGRTVNLNLWDTAGQEEYDRLRTLSYPQTNVFVICFSIASPPSFENVRHKWHPEVCHHCPDVPILLVGTKKDLRAQPETLRRLKEQGQVPITPQQGQALAKQIHAVRYLECSALQQDGVKEVFAEAVRAVLNPMPVKRGRSCVLL, translated from the coding sequence ATGCAGAGCATCAAGTGTGTGGTGGTGGGTGATGGGGCTGTGGGCAAGACATGCCTGCTCATCTGCTACACAACTAATGCCTTCCCCAAAGAATATATCCCCACGGTGTTCGACAATTATAGTGCCCAGAGCGCAGTTGATGGGCGCACAGTGAACCTgaacctgtgggacacagcggGCCAGGAGGAGTATGACCGCCTCCGCACACTCTCCTACCCTCAGACAAATGTCTTTGTCATCTGTTTCTCCATTGCCAGTCCACCTTCCTTTGAGAATGTGCGACATAAGTGGCATCCAGAGGTATGCCACCACTGCCCAGATGTGCCCATCCTCCTAGTGGGCACCAAGAAGGACCTGAGAGCCCAGCCTGAAACCCTACGGCGCCTCAAGGAGCAGGGCCAGGTGCCCATCACACCGCAACAAGGCCAGGCACTGGCCAAGCAGATCCATGCTGTGCGCTACCTCGAGTGCTCAGCCCTGCAGCAGGACGGCGTCAAGGAAGTGTTTGCTGAGGCTGTCCGGGCTGTGCTTAACCCCATGCCAGTGAAGCGCGGGCGgtcctgtgtcctcttgtga